From the genome of Deltaproteobacteria bacterium:
CGGGAAAAGGGGCTGATGTTGGAGCGGTATTCGGCGGCGCTTCGCAAACTTTTTTCGGAGGAAGAGGCCCAGCCACATTTTTGAATAAATTGACAATTATTGTTTCAGTGATTTTTTTGCTCACATCCGTCTGGTTGTCAAAAATCGGGTCAAACAAGGGAGAGGAATCCGTAATCGGCACCGTGCCCATTACAACACCAGCAACTACACCGGCTCCAGTT
Proteins encoded in this window:
- the secG gene encoding preprotein translocase subunit SecG yields the protein MDTIAVALHVFICLFLIALIMLQTGKGADVGAVFGGASQTFFGGRGPATFLNKLTIIVSVIFLLTSVWLSKIGSNKGEESVIGTVPITTPATTPAPVPVTPEVPVKEKR